A stretch of Aureispira sp. CCB-E DNA encodes these proteins:
- a CDS encoding CocE/NonD family hydrolase gives MRILLLIQLLFGTLLIGQVPLSKDYVKENYKKAVYQIPMRDGVKLYTIVYSPKDKSKKYPFLMQRTCYSIRPYEKGVYRRSLGPSPYLMQEGYIFVYQDVRGRYMSEGTFDNMRPHITGNDVNNKEAIDESSDTYDTIDWLLKNIKNHNGRVGQWGISYPGFYTAAAIPEAHPALVASSPQAPISDFFFDDFHHMGACLQSYLKAYPVFGIQKEEQTTKSWYDTGWEKLSALELDENDAYKYHKALGPLSKVSEVYEGNFFWEQMVEHPNYDDFWQKRSILPHLKKVNHAVMTVGGWFDAEDLYGPLNIYKTIEKNNAQNKNTLVMGPWSHGDWSREKGTQSVNHIYFGKEISTFYQKNIEFPFFEYYLKDKGDLTLPEAYLFDTGKKEWKTFAVWPPMVEQPTRLRFAPNQKLIIDKEVDLKATFSYISDPDNPVPYRSEVTPVRFTPRQFMTDDQRHASKRADVLTFETEVLVDDFTLAGEIMAKLNVAISTTDADFVVKIIDVYPDDEPATEATPPNVAMGGYQQLVRSEVFRGRFRNSFSKPEPFKPNQLDYVEFPLQDILHTFKKGHKVMIQIHSTWFPYIDRNPQNYVENIYKAKEEDFVKSQITLLGTSEIVIGGKNNFTPK, from the coding sequence ATGAGAATATTACTATTGATTCAACTGTTGTTTGGTACCTTACTAATAGGACAAGTGCCTCTGAGCAAGGATTATGTGAAGGAAAATTACAAAAAAGCAGTTTATCAAATCCCAATGCGAGATGGCGTTAAATTGTATACGATTGTTTATAGCCCAAAGGATAAATCTAAAAAGTATCCCTTTTTAATGCAAAGAACTTGCTATAGCATTCGTCCTTATGAAAAAGGTGTCTATCGTCGGAGTCTAGGACCATCTCCCTATTTAATGCAAGAAGGGTATATCTTCGTTTATCAAGATGTGAGAGGGCGATATATGTCGGAAGGTACCTTTGATAACATGCGTCCTCACATAACAGGAAATGATGTTAACAATAAAGAGGCAATTGATGAAAGTTCGGATACTTATGATACGATTGATTGGTTGTTAAAAAACATAAAAAATCACAATGGTAGAGTGGGACAGTGGGGAATTTCTTACCCTGGGTTTTATACGGCAGCGGCGATTCCTGAAGCTCATCCAGCACTCGTAGCTTCCTCTCCTCAGGCTCCAATTAGTGATTTCTTTTTTGATGATTTTCATCATATGGGAGCTTGTTTACAAAGTTACCTAAAGGCTTATCCTGTTTTTGGAATTCAAAAAGAAGAGCAAACGACTAAAAGTTGGTATGATACAGGATGGGAAAAGTTAAGTGCGTTGGAATTGGATGAGAACGATGCTTACAAATATCATAAAGCATTGGGACCTTTGAGCAAGGTAAGTGAAGTTTATGAAGGAAATTTCTTTTGGGAGCAAATGGTAGAACACCCTAATTATGACGACTTTTGGCAAAAACGGAGCATCTTGCCACATCTAAAAAAAGTGAACCATGCCGTTATGACAGTAGGTGGATGGTTTGATGCCGAAGATTTATATGGACCATTAAATATCTATAAAACCATAGAAAAAAATAATGCTCAAAATAAAAACACATTGGTTATGGGACCATGGTCCCATGGCGATTGGTCACGAGAAAAAGGAACTCAATCTGTTAATCACATTTATTTTGGCAAAGAAATATCTACTTTTTATCAAAAAAATATCGAATTTCCTTTCTTTGAATATTATTTGAAAGACAAGGGAGATCTAACATTGCCAGAAGCGTATTTATTTGATACAGGAAAAAAAGAATGGAAAACGTTTGCTGTTTGGCCTCCAATGGTTGAACAACCAACTCGATTGCGTTTTGCGCCCAATCAAAAATTAATCATTGACAAAGAGGTTGATTTAAAGGCAACTTTTAGTTATATTTCAGATCCTGATAATCCTGTTCCATATCGTTCGGAAGTAACGCCTGTACGCTTTACGCCTCGTCAATTTATGACAGACGACCAACGTCATGCTTCTAAACGAGCGGATGTATTGACCTTTGAAACAGAAGTATTGGTAGATGATTTTACCTTGGCGGGAGAGATTATGGCGAAACTGAATGTGGCTATTTCTACAACAGACGCAGATTTTGTTGTTAAAATTATAGATGTGTATCCTGATGATGAGCCTGCTACAGAAGCAACCCCACCTAATGTCGCCATGGGAGGCTATCAGCAATTGGTTCGCAGTGAGGTGTTTAGAGGTCGCTTTAGAAATAGTTTTTCTAAGCCAGAGCCTTTTAAACCCAATCAATTGGATTATGTAGAATTTCCATTACAGGACATTTTGCATACGTTCAAGAAAGGGCATAAAGTAATGATTCAAATCCACAGCACTTGGTTTCCTTACATTGATAGAAATCCTCAAAACTATGTAGAAAATATTTATAAAGCAAAAGAAGAGGATTTTGTTAAAAGCCAGATTACTTTATTGGGAACTAGCGAGATTGTTATTGGTGGAAAGAATAATTTTACGCCCAAATGA
- a CDS encoding GEVED domain-containing protein encodes MYYYHLLLGILISSSCIQAQNYKRMMNDMDVNFYDVCKAADRYFETHSKGKGSGWKGYQRWRAWNESRYYPSGDRKNIDPYFLKHAYEAFLRDNPQPENLYPTGWNDLGPYDANNITTHYSPGIGRVECFYVNPNNTQQMYLGSRSGGFWRTGDGGSTWQNTTDFLLASGVNTMDASPTNSDSVIINIRNASNGASHGIYRSSDAGATWTLTAFNSTNLNWGGVGDNWQIYKIVYHPTIPNLVFVGTNAGLYRSTDNLQTWTNLVPGTRITDIEFHPNSANIIYLYDGNDFGSNLSVILRSTDFGLTFSPSAPIGGNNDAKGILAVTPVCPNCVYFASNNGVWRSDDAGQNFTFLTNPPSDCDGFAVSDVDSLHLCYGDVDTYASSDGGYNFTKVTEWTTGNNPDTTYIHADLRTAECINGVFYVGTDGYFCKSPNNGQSWYRMNDGTGIREFYSVGLSQSNSKVQIAGSQDNGTSILSDSGWIEWYGADGMEAIVQPLNDQWMIGSWQFGGRRRTNDGGASGDNLSAPEAGTGAWEAPLIIDPNSQMKVYHFMDSLYVSDEFGESWRSVGNPSFLGNIQVAAIAENNSDNIVVVQYSEIELSQDGGQTFTNIGAGLPLYFITDVAFDPKNDSTIVVTYNHYQSNNEKIYLSHDMGQTWSDITYNLGNMPLHSVVIDHTNASNIYVGAEIGVYYKPMNSNTWVLYNPSLPNTTIEDLEIQYGTNTIRAATWGRGLWEYSLVGRNSFPAILKTTITDPPTLEAPKMGSLQDVTSVISYNNNLTSVYVKWSANNPTFDSTILMTNIVDSTWKTATPLPIYPTGTKLYFKVYAVGSNGDTTETYKFMYTVRPLEYCAASGSMLYDAAAITFVDFAGISRSSGKTQSYTNYTMTDSATVVLSNTYTLTNHLNTDGDNIFEAKVWIDWNQDFDFEDVGEEYYMGVAVDTFNGPTDVSPLPITVPANAAIGKTRMRVACLDFNPTACMSEEGGEVEDYTIIVKSVGLGVSSTITTPVQIFPNPTKGTFSVDMGAYYESIEIQIMDVAGKLVDTKTFKNKQTMNLNLGEVAGVYVLKIHADEMVGTYKIVKK; translated from the coding sequence ATGTATTATTATCACTTATTACTGGGCATTTTGATTAGCAGTTCTTGTATTCAAGCTCAGAACTACAAACGGATGATGAATGATATGGACGTCAATTTTTATGATGTTTGTAAAGCCGCTGATCGTTATTTTGAAACCCACAGTAAAGGAAAAGGTTCTGGATGGAAAGGTTATCAACGATGGAGAGCATGGAATGAATCTCGTTATTATCCTTCAGGAGATCGGAAGAATATAGACCCCTATTTTCTAAAACATGCTTATGAAGCTTTTTTGAGGGACAACCCTCAACCTGAAAATTTATATCCAACAGGGTGGAATGATTTAGGCCCTTATGATGCCAATAATATTACCACCCATTACTCCCCAGGAATTGGACGAGTAGAGTGTTTTTATGTTAATCCTAATAATACACAGCAGATGTATTTGGGATCTAGAAGTGGTGGTTTTTGGAGAACAGGGGATGGTGGTTCTACTTGGCAGAATACAACTGATTTTTTGCTAGCTTCTGGTGTGAATACAATGGATGCTTCTCCAACTAATTCGGATTCTGTGATCATCAACATTCGAAATGCCTCCAATGGAGCTTCACATGGGATTTATCGTTCTAGTGATGCAGGAGCAACATGGACATTGACAGCTTTTAATTCAACGAACTTAAATTGGGGTGGGGTAGGAGATAATTGGCAAATATATAAAATTGTCTATCATCCAACTATTCCTAATTTGGTGTTTGTAGGAACAAATGCGGGTTTGTATCGTTCAACTGATAATTTGCAAACATGGACGAATTTGGTACCTGGTACACGAATTACAGATATTGAATTTCACCCCAATAGTGCAAATATTATTTATCTATACGATGGAAATGATTTTGGAAGTAACCTGTCTGTAATACTGCGTTCAACAGATTTTGGTTTAACATTTTCTCCCTCGGCTCCTATTGGTGGAAACAATGATGCTAAAGGAATTCTTGCGGTTACACCAGTCTGTCCCAATTGTGTTTATTTTGCCTCTAATAATGGTGTGTGGCGTTCGGATGATGCAGGGCAAAACTTTACTTTTTTGACTAACCCACCTTCAGATTGCGATGGTTTTGCGGTATCTGATGTAGACTCTTTACATTTGTGTTATGGCGATGTTGATACGTATGCGAGTTCAGATGGAGGATATAACTTTACAAAAGTAACTGAATGGACGACAGGGAATAATCCAGATACAACCTATATACATGCAGATTTGAGAACAGCAGAATGTATTAATGGTGTATTTTATGTAGGAACGGATGGCTATTTTTGCAAAAGTCCGAATAATGGACAGTCTTGGTATCGAATGAACGACGGTACTGGAATTCGTGAGTTTTACTCGGTCGGACTTAGTCAGTCCAATTCAAAAGTACAAATTGCTGGTTCACAAGATAATGGTACCAGTATACTCTCTGATTCTGGTTGGATCGAATGGTATGGAGCTGATGGTATGGAAGCTATTGTGCAGCCCTTAAATGATCAGTGGATGATTGGTAGCTGGCAATTTGGAGGACGTCGGAGAACGAATGATGGAGGAGCAAGTGGTGATAATCTTAGTGCGCCAGAAGCAGGTACTGGTGCATGGGAGGCACCTTTAATTATTGACCCTAATTCACAAATGAAGGTATACCACTTCATGGATAGTTTGTATGTTTCAGACGAATTCGGAGAAAGTTGGCGTTCTGTTGGAAATCCTAGTTTTTTGGGAAACATTCAGGTCGCTGCGATAGCCGAGAATAACTCTGATAATATTGTTGTGGTTCAGTACTCTGAAATAGAGTTATCACAAGATGGAGGGCAAACATTTACCAATATTGGCGCTGGACTACCTTTGTATTTTATTACAGACGTAGCATTTGACCCTAAGAATGATAGTACAATTGTAGTGACGTATAACCATTATCAATCAAACAACGAAAAAATCTACTTATCACATGACATGGGGCAGACATGGTCTGATATTACTTATAATTTAGGAAATATGCCTCTTCATTCTGTTGTTATTGACCATACCAATGCTTCTAATATTTATGTTGGAGCAGAAATAGGAGTATATTATAAGCCTATGAATTCAAATACATGGGTATTGTACAACCCAAGTTTGCCAAATACGACAATTGAAGACTTAGAAATTCAGTATGGTACGAATACAATACGAGCTGCAACGTGGGGGAGAGGTTTGTGGGAATACAGTTTGGTGGGGCGGAACAGTTTTCCTGCCATTTTAAAAACAACAATTACGGATCCTCCGACTTTAGAAGCTCCCAAAATGGGATCTTTGCAAGATGTTACTTCCGTAATTTCTTATAATAATAATCTGACAAGTGTATACGTCAAATGGTCGGCGAACAACCCTACTTTCGACAGTACCATATTGATGACAAATATTGTTGATAGTACTTGGAAAACGGCTACTCCATTGCCTATTTATCCTACTGGAACAAAGCTTTATTTTAAAGTGTATGCGGTGGGATCAAATGGAGATACAACGGAAACGTATAAGTTTATGTATACGGTTCGACCTTTGGAATATTGTGCAGCAAGTGGTAGTATGTTGTATGATGCAGCAGCAATTACCTTCGTAGATTTTGCGGGAATATCGCGATCTTCAGGAAAAACACAATCCTATACAAACTATACAATGACAGATTCTGCTACAGTTGTGTTATCTAACACTTACACATTGACCAACCATTTGAATACAGATGGGGATAATATCTTTGAAGCTAAGGTCTGGATTGATTGGAATCAAGATTTTGATTTTGAAGATGTGGGAGAAGAATACTACATGGGGGTAGCTGTTGATACTTTTAATGGTCCAACAGATGTATCACCTTTACCGATTACCGTTCCTGCTAATGCTGCTATTGGAAAAACTAGAATGAGAGTGGCTTGTTTAGATTTTAATCCAACGGCTTGTATGTCTGAAGAAGGAGGTGAAGTAGAAGATTATACTATTATTGTAAAGTCAGTTGGTTTAGGAGTCTCATCAACGATTACAACTCCTGTCCAGATTTTTCCAAACCCAACTAAAGGAACTTTTAGTGTAGATATGGGGGCATATTATGAGTCCATTGAAATTCAAATTATGGATGTCGCAGGCAAACTAGTTGATACGAAAACCTTCAAAAATAAGCAGACAATGAATTTAAATTTGGGGGAAGTAGCTGGTGTGTATGTGCTAAAAATACATGCTGATGAGATGGTAGGCACTTATAAAATAGTTAAAAAATAG
- a CDS encoding transposase — MSQLTLFASEIENSLKWQIFKSTDIGRLYQCIPLEDLAQYFPALPKKGKDRIMNDQGGIALQILKSYLNLSDAKLIARVNTDWSLQLFCGVNFGLHTRIKDQDYVGRWRRWLSSYMDVQGLQEILLKHWKEDLSDQQSCLMDATCYESHVRFPTDAKLLWECCEWVFETMFSICKDHRIRKPRSKYKDKKQGYSAYSRRRKKGYKKTQKIKKQLLYLLEKGLWQLTEIIVQCSPEIAQKEKFQMRLGVIYKVLEQQQEIYEKGETAGADRIISLAKPYLRPIVRGKETKRVEFGVKAHMFEIGGLCLIEHLSFNAFNESTRLKSTVRLHQQYIRKKVKMLGADKIYATRENRRWCKANGIITNFVPLGRPKKQEKNAVQSVARKALDKERSTVLEGAFGNQKMHYSLGRVRAKTAKTEILWIAFGVWTAAAMKIARIRENKAAPPQNSTPKAA, encoded by the coding sequence ATGTCGCAGTTAACATTATTTGCCTCAGAAATTGAAAATAGCCTAAAGTGGCAGATATTTAAATCGACAGACATAGGGCGTCTTTATCAATGTATTCCCCTTGAGGATTTAGCACAGTATTTTCCAGCTTTGCCGAAAAAAGGAAAAGATAGAATAATGAATGATCAAGGAGGGATAGCTCTTCAAATATTAAAATCATATCTAAACTTAAGCGATGCCAAATTGATAGCTCGGGTGAATACAGATTGGAGCTTACAGTTATTTTGCGGAGTCAATTTCGGTTTACATACTCGGATAAAAGACCAGGATTATGTTGGTCGATGGCGTCGTTGGTTATCTTCATACATGGATGTTCAAGGCTTACAAGAAATATTGCTAAAACATTGGAAAGAAGATTTATCAGACCAGCAATCTTGTCTAATGGATGCGACTTGTTATGAGAGCCATGTTCGTTTTCCAACCGATGCTAAATTGCTATGGGAATGCTGTGAATGGGTGTTTGAGACAATGTTTAGCATATGTAAAGATCATCGTATCAGAAAGCCTCGTTCAAAATATAAGGATAAAAAACAAGGATATAGCGCCTATTCCAGAAGGCGGAAAAAAGGCTATAAAAAGACCCAAAAGATCAAGAAACAATTGTTGTATCTATTAGAGAAAGGCTTGTGGCAACTGACTGAAATTATAGTTCAATGTAGCCCTGAAATCGCCCAGAAGGAAAAATTCCAAATGCGATTAGGTGTGATTTATAAGGTACTAGAGCAACAACAGGAGATTTATGAAAAGGGGGAAACAGCTGGAGCAGATAGAATTATCTCTTTAGCCAAACCCTACCTTCGCCCTATCGTTCGAGGAAAAGAAACCAAACGAGTAGAGTTTGGAGTAAAAGCCCATATGTTTGAAATAGGCGGGCTTTGTCTGATTGAGCATTTATCATTCAATGCGTTTAATGAATCAACAAGATTGAAGTCCACCGTTCGTCTCCACCAACAATATATTCGCAAGAAGGTAAAAATGTTAGGTGCAGATAAAATATATGCCACAAGAGAAAATCGGCGCTGGTGCAAAGCCAATGGCATTATTACTAACTTTGTTCCATTGGGACGCCCCAAGAAGCAAGAAAAAAACGCTGTCCAATCTGTCGCTCGAAAAGCATTAGATAAAGAAAGGTCTACGGTTTTGGAAGGCGCTTTTGGGAATCAAAAGATGCATTACAGTTTGGGTAGAGTTCGAGCCAAAACAGCAAAAACGGAAATACTGTGGATTGCTTTTGGCGTTTGGACTGCCGCAGCTATGAAAATCGCTCGTATAAGGGAGAATAAAGCTGCGCCGCCTCAAAATAGCACTCCAAAAGCAGCTTAA
- a CDS encoding VPS10 domain-containing protein, which translates to MNYKLLLGIIIGYACSLQAQNYKQLMNNMDVNFYDVCKAADKYYETHSKGKGSGWKAYQRWRAWNEDRYYPSGDRKNIDPFFLKHAYQDFLSNNPQPENLYPMGWNDLGPYDANNITTHYSPGIGRVECFYVNPNQTQQMYMGSRSGGFWRTGDGGATWQNTTDFLVASGVNTMDASPTNADSILINIRNASNGSSHGIFQSGDGGATWALTAFNPTNLSWGGLGDNDQIYKIAYHPTVPDLVFVGTSKGLYRSTDNLQTWTQLLPNTDITDIEFHPNSANIIYLYDTYYWGTNQSVILRSTDLGLTFTPSATIAGNNDAQGIIAVTPVCPNCVYFASDNGVWRSDDAGQNFTFLTNPPSSCDGFAVSDVDSLHLYYGYLDTYASSDGGYNFTQVTDWANSAPDTTYVHADLRTAECINGIFYAGTDGYFCKSPDNGASWYRMNDGTGIREFYAVGISQSNWKVQMAGSQDNGTSILADTGWIEWNGGDGMEAIVQPLNDQWMIGSWQFGTRQRTQDGGQSRNGIGSPEGGNGDWQAPLMFDPNLQMKVYHCMDSLYVSDEFGDGWYSVGTPSFNGNIKIGVVAENNSNNIILVRNDAIELSQDGGQTFSSIAAGLPGHSITDVAFDPKDDNTIVVTYNRYQADNQKIYLSHDMGQTWTNITYNLGNMPLRTVVIDHTDASNIYVGAEIGVYYKPMNSNTWVLYNPNLPNTTVRDLEIQYGANTLRAATWGRGLWEYHLVGRHDFPAILTTTITDPPTLEAPKMGSLQDVTSVISYNNNLTSVYVKWSANNPTFDSTILMTNIVDSTWKTVTPLPIYPTGTKLYFKVYAVGSNGDTTETYKFMYTVRPLEYCYSEGNMAYGTGITLVEFAGIARTSGKTQPYTDYTLTDSARVMVSNSYNLRNNLNTDGNYAIYSKVWIDWNQDFDFDDAGEEYDLGFAQNTGNGATILSPLTIAVPANAAIGKTRMRVGCLYNAAPTACMTGGDGEVEDYTIIVEPIGLDVKTTIATPVQIYPNPTTGIFRVDLGGTYDAVKIEIMDVAGKIVTQELFEQTQVMDLKLGTAAGVYVIKIYADNTVGTYKIIKK; encoded by the coding sequence ATGAATTATAAGTTATTATTAGGAATTATAATTGGTTACGCATGTAGCCTACAGGCTCAAAATTACAAACAATTGATGAACAATATGGATGTCAATTTTTATGATGTTTGTAAAGCGGCAGACAAGTATTATGAAACGCATAGTAAGGGAAAAGGGTCTGGATGGAAAGCCTATCAGCGCTGGAGAGCATGGAACGAAGATCGTTATTATCCTTCAGGCGATCGAAAAAATATAGATCCTTTCTTTCTGAAACATGCTTATCAAGATTTTTTAAGTAACAATCCTCAGCCCGAAAATTTATATCCAATGGGATGGAATGATTTAGGTCCCTATGATGCCAATAACATTACGACGCATTATTCACCAGGAATTGGTCGTGTAGAGTGCTTTTATGTTAATCCTAATCAGACACAACAAATGTACATGGGATCTAGAAGTGGAGGATTTTGGAGAACAGGAGATGGCGGTGCTACTTGGCAAAATACAACTGATTTTTTAGTAGCTTCTGGGGTAAATACAATGGATGCTTCACCTACAAATGCCGATTCTATTTTAATTAATATTAGAAATGCTTCCAATGGTTCTTCGCATGGAATTTTTCAATCAGGAGATGGTGGAGCAACGTGGGCATTGACGGCTTTTAATCCCACAAATTTGAGTTGGGGAGGCTTAGGGGATAATGACCAAATTTATAAAATTGCTTATCATCCAACTGTTCCCGATTTAGTGTTTGTGGGAACTTCTAAAGGCTTGTATCGTTCAACAGATAATCTACAAACATGGACGCAATTGTTACCCAATACCGACATTACGGATATTGAATTTCATCCCAATAGTGCTAATATTATTTACTTATACGATACGTATTACTGGGGAACCAATCAATCTGTAATCCTACGATCAACAGATTTGGGATTAACGTTTACACCTTCTGCTACAATTGCAGGAAATAATGATGCCCAAGGAATTATTGCTGTGACACCAGTCTGTCCCAATTGTGTTTATTTTGCTTCTGATAATGGTGTTTGGCGTTCGGATGATGCAGGACAAAATTTTACTTTTTTAACCAATCCCCCTTCTAGCTGTGATGGCTTTGCGGTTTCAGATGTGGATTCTTTGCACTTGTACTATGGCTATTTGGATACTTATGCTAGTTCAGATGGAGGTTATAATTTTACCCAAGTAACAGATTGGGCCAATAGTGCGCCCGACACAACCTATGTACATGCAGATTTGAGGACAGCAGAATGTATCAATGGTATTTTTTATGCAGGTACAGATGGCTATTTTTGTAAAAGCCCTGATAATGGGGCATCTTGGTATCGAATGAATGATGGGACAGGTATTCGGGAATTTTATGCCGTAGGGATTAGTCAGTCCAATTGGAAAGTTCAGATGGCAGGTTCTCAAGATAATGGTACGAGTATCTTGGCTGATACAGGTTGGATTGAGTGGAATGGAGGTGATGGCATGGAAGCAATAGTTCAACCTTTAAATGATCAATGGATGATTGGTAGTTGGCAGTTTGGAACTCGCCAACGGACACAAGACGGAGGACAATCTAGAAATGGTATAGGTTCACCAGAAGGAGGAAATGGAGACTGGCAAGCTCCTTTGATGTTTGACCCTAATTTACAAATGAAAGTCTATCATTGTATGGATAGTTTGTATGTTTCCGATGAATTTGGCGATGGATGGTATAGTGTCGGTACACCTAGTTTTAATGGAAATATCAAAATAGGTGTTGTTGCAGAGAACAATTCAAACAATATTATCTTGGTTCGAAATGATGCTATAGAGCTATCACAAGATGGAGGGCAGACTTTTTCTAGCATTGCAGCAGGCTTGCCAGGGCATTCTATTACTGATGTGGCTTTTGACCCTAAAGATGACAATACCATTGTTGTTACCTATAATCGTTATCAAGCGGATAATCAGAAAATATACCTGTCGCATGATATGGGACAAACGTGGACCAACATTACCTACAACTTAGGTAATATGCCATTGCGTACTGTTGTTATTGATCATACGGATGCTTCTAATATTTATGTTGGGGCAGAGATCGGTGTCTATTACAAACCGATGAATTCAAATACGTGGGTATTGTATAATCCTAATTTGCCTAATACAACTGTTCGAGATTTAGAAATCCAGTATGGAGCCAATACTTTGAGAGCCGCGACATGGGGCAGAGGTTTGTGGGAATATCACTTGGTGGGGCGTCACGATTTTCCAGCGATTTTAACCACAACCATTACGGATCCTCCGACTTTAGAAGCCCCAAAAATGGGATCTTTGCAAGATGTTACTTCCGTAATTTCTTATAATAATAATCTGACAAGTGTATACGTCAAATGGTCGGCGAACAACCCTACTTTCGACAGTACCATATTGATGACAAATATTGTCGATAGTACTTGGAAAACGGTTACTCCATTGCCCATTTATCCTACTGGAACAAAGCTTTATTTTAAAGTGTATGCGGTAGGATCAAATGGAGATACAACGGAAACGTATAAGTTTATGTATACGGTTCGACCTTTGGAATATTGCTATTCCGAAGGAAATATGGCCTACGGAACAGGCATTACATTGGTAGAGTTTGCAGGCATTGCGCGTACTTCTGGAAAAACACAACCTTATACAGATTATACCTTAACAGACTCAGCACGTGTTATGGTGTCCAATAGTTATAACCTGAGAAATAATTTGAATACAGATGGTAATTATGCCATTTATTCTAAAGTTTGGATTGATTGGAATCAGGATTTTGATTTTGATGATGCTGGAGAAGAGTATGATTTGGGATTTGCTCAAAATACAGGTAATGGTGCGACCATCTTATCGCCTTTAACCATTGCAGTTCCTGCTAATGCCGCTATTGGGAAAACTAGAATGCGGGTAGGTTGTTTGTATAATGCTGCTCCAACAGCTTGTATGACAGGTGGAGATGGAGAGGTTGAAGATTATACGATTATTGTAGAACCGATTGGTCTGGATGTAAAAACGACGATTGCGACACCTGTTCAAATTTATCCAAATCCAACAACAGGAATATTTAGGGTAGATCTAGGGGGGACTTATGATGCTGTTAAAATAGAAATAATGGATGTGGCAGGAAAAATAGTAACACAAGAACTATTTGAGCAAACTCAAGTAATGGATTTGAAGTTGGGAACAGCAGCAGGAGTTTATGTCATCAAAATATATGCGGATAACACGGTGGGAACCTATAAGATTATTAAAAAATAA
- a CDS encoding DJ-1/PfpI family protein — protein MRISLFILTTTIILGSCQSAPKESTEMPVEGESTLKQQRLIHPNLKQGRYNVAFLIMDGVYNTELTAPFDIFQHTIFRDSIQAMNVFTVANKADYVRTFEGIHIVPDFNYLEDSLPTIDILVVPSAEHHLDSDLNDQKMLAFVRETSKKAMYVMSHCDGAFVLAKSGILKGRASTTFPADIAAYRQMFPNLTIHEDVLFVHDGKFITSAGGAKSFEASLYLCELLYGKKVADQLAKGLVIDWNLNGLKYLNVAEE, from the coding sequence ATGAGAATTAGCCTATTCATTTTGACAACAACGATTATACTAGGGAGTTGTCAAAGCGCTCCAAAAGAAAGTACAGAAATGCCTGTAGAAGGGGAAAGTACATTAAAGCAACAACGATTGATACACCCCAATCTAAAGCAAGGGCGATACAATGTTGCTTTTTTAATTATGGATGGGGTTTACAATACAGAGTTGACAGCACCTTTTGACATCTTTCAACACACTATTTTTAGAGATAGTATCCAAGCAATGAATGTATTTACCGTTGCCAATAAGGCGGATTATGTTAGAACATTTGAGGGAATCCACATTGTTCCAGATTTTAATTATTTAGAGGATAGTTTGCCAACAATAGATATTTTGGTAGTGCCTAGTGCTGAACATCATTTGGATAGTGATTTAAACGATCAAAAAATGTTGGCTTTTGTGCGTGAAACGTCCAAGAAGGCTATGTATGTTATGTCTCATTGTGATGGAGCATTTGTTCTAGCCAAGAGTGGTATATTGAAGGGGCGAGCATCCACAACATTTCCAGCAGATATAGCTGCTTATCGCCAAATGTTTCCTAATTTAACCATCCACGAAGATGTTTTATTTGTGCATGATGGTAAATTTATTACCTCAGCTGGTGGAGCAAAATCTTTTGAAGCTTCTCTCTATCTTTGTGAATTGTTGTATGGAAAAAAAGTAGCCGATCAACTGGCAAAAGGATTGGTTATTGATTGGAATTTGAATGGTTTGAAATATTTGAATGTAGCCGAAGAGTAA